One stretch of Acropora muricata isolate sample 2 chromosome 12, ASM3666990v1, whole genome shotgun sequence DNA includes these proteins:
- the LOC136892425 gene encoding tricarboxylate transport protein, mitochondrial-like, with translation MSSLESCYRGALAATPDSTTFYRRKFFCASPGGGRKGKRHPGKAILAGGIAGGLEICCTFPTEYVKTQVQLDERASRPVYKGPIDCTIKTVKNHGFFGLYRGLSSLLYGSIPKASVRFATFEYLKNEMADDDGKLTQVQTLLCGLGAGVAEAVAIVCPMETVKVKFIHDQTQPNPKFKGFFSGVASIVKTEGLGGVYKGLTATVVKQGTNQMIRFFVYSNLKSYFQGGDPSKDIGSLRTFFIGGVAGAASVFGNTPVDVVKTRMQGLDAHKYKNTLDCVMRIIKYEGIKAFYKGTVPRLGRVVFDVAFVFTFYENVMKLLDYAWETN, from the exons ATGTCTTCCTTGGAGAGTTGTTACCGTGGGGCTTTAGCAGCAACACCTGATTCCACGACGTTCTATCGAAGGAAATTTTTTTGCGCTAGTCCTGGGGGTGGAAGGAAAGGAAAGCGACATCCAGGGAAAGCGATCTTGGCTG GTGGTATCGCTGGTGGGCTGGAAATCTGCTGTACATTTCCCACAGAGTATGTTAAGACACAGGTGCAACTTGATGAACGAGCTTCAAGACCAGTTTACAAGGGTCCTATTGATTGCACCATTAAAACTGTGAAGAATCATGGCTTCTTTGGATTGTATAGGGGTCTTAGCTCTCTGTTATATGGATCCATACCAAAGGCTTCAGTCAG ATTTGCAACATTTGAGTATCTCAAAAATGAAATGGCTGATGACGATGGCAAACTGACCCAAGTTCAGACACTTTTATGTGGATTAGGGGCTGGTGTGGCAGAGGCTGTAGCTATAGTCTGTCCAATGGAAACTGTCAAAGTCAAGTTTATTCATGATCAAACACAACCCAATCCCAAGTTCAAAGGCTTCTTTAGTGGAGTTGCATCAATAGTGAAAACAGAAG GTTTGGGTGGAGTTTACAAGGGTTTAACAGCCACAGTGGTCAAACAAGGAACCAATCAAATGATCCGTTTCTTTGTCTACTCAAATCTAAAGAGTTACTTCCAAGGAGGAGATCCCAGTAAGGACATAGGTTCTTTACGTACATTTTTCATTGGAGGTGTAGCAGGTGCAGCTAGTGTCTTTGGGAATACTCCAGTTGATGTTGTTAAAACAAGAATGCAG GGTCTTGATGCACATAAATATAAAAACACTCTGGACTGTGTCATGAGGATCATCAAATATGAAGGAATTAAAGC atTTTACAAGGGAACTGTCCCCCGCCTTGGAAGAGTTGTGTTTGATGTAGCATTTGTATTCACATTTTATGAGAATGTCATGAAGCTTCTAGATTATGCGTGGGAAACAAATTAA